The Pyxidicoccus sp. MSG2 DNA segment CGCGCGTGTTGGGGTTGCTCGGCCAGTGCTCCAGGTGCGCGAGGATGCGGCCGCACGCGCCGCGCTTCACCGCCGTGGCCGTGCCCGGAACCACCCGGTCCAGCGCCGCCACGAAGCGCTCCGCCTCGTGCGCCACGTTGTTCGGGTCCAGCGAGGCTCCGCGCGCACCGCTGGAGTAGTCCGTGAGGACCGCGTCCTGCGCCGTCGCCCGGCCCGGGTTCGTCTCCCACGTGACCTGGTGGTCCGCCAGGTCCGAGTACGTCGCGCCGTCGCACCCGCGCTCGCGCCACACGGGCCCCTGGAAGCCCACCATCATCTTCGCGTTGGTGCCGTAGCCGAGCTGCTGAATCGCCAGCGTCTTCCACGCCGGCAGCGCCAGCGACACATCCAGCAAAACGCCGCGCAGCACGGTGAAGGGCACCGCGAACACCACCGCGTCGTACGTGACCGTGACGGCCGTGCTCCCACGCCGGAAGGTCAGCTCCACCGCGCCGGCCGCCGTCTTGCGCGCGGCCTCCAGCCGCTCGCCGTAGCGGAGCTGTCCGGGCAGCCGCGCCGCCAGCTCGCGTGGCACCTGCTGGTTGCCGCCCACCAGGTGGTAGCGCTCGTCACTGATGCCGAAGGGCTCGAAGCGCGAGCGCCGGTTGGCGCGGATGAAGAAGAGGAGGTTGAGGCAGCTCTGCTGGTGCGCCTCCAGGCCGTACTCGCCCTCGTACGCGGCGATGATGCCCGCCTTCACCACCGGCCCCGCGCCGCGCGTCTCCAGGTAGGTGACCAGGTCCATCAAGTCGTATTGCCGGTCCACCGCCGTGTGCACGTCCGCCGTCGGCTCGGCGGAGAGCGCCTGCAGGTC contains these protein-coding regions:
- a CDS encoding flavin monoamine oxidase family protein, encoding MARTPLFELFRQTTRVVLASELRGAPSREATQWMRMDRRQVLKGLTAVGVGLAGARAGAEAAKPPPSSLRVGIVGAGLAGLACAYDLKRAGILATVHEANDRPGGRVFSLGGAFSGPVSFPGQVAERGAEFIDTGHKTMLAYAQEFNLAKEDVTKRPGEVFYFFGGQRHPESAVVDEYRAFVAAMRPDLQALSAEPTADVHTAVDRQYDLMDLVTYLETRGAGPVVKAGIIAAYEGEYGLEAHQQSCLNLLFFIRANRRSRFEPFGISDERYHLVGGNQQVPRELAARLPGQLRYGERLEAARKTAAGAVELTFRRGSTAVTVTYDAVVFAVPFTVLRGVLLDVSLALPAWKTLAIQQLGYGTNAKMMVGFQGPVWRERGCDGATYSDLADHQVTWETNPGRATAQDAVLTDYSSGARGASLDPNNVAHEAERFVAALDRVVPGTATAVKRGACGRILAHLEHWPSNPNTRGSYTAYKPGQFTRICGNEGKPVGNLYFAGEHANSFYEWQGFMEGAALSGKDSAAAILQALKVGPL